A section of the Styela clava chromosome 9, kaStyClav1.hap1.2, whole genome shotgun sequence genome encodes:
- the LOC120340180 gene encoding PRKCA-binding protein-like yields MSHAMEEWGIEEDKMGMTTVSGTVKLMKDKQNLIGISIGGGAPLCPCLYIVQVFDNTPAAKDGSLAAGDEIVAVNSKSVKGLSKVQLAKTIQSIKGEVRINFNKLHADPKQGKTLDIVLKKIKHRIVEQMDSSTADALGLSRAILCNDVLIKRLQEMEQIGGVYLGLIVHIKKLLKSYFNLCKTHRAFGDIFGEIGVRDPNFNGGEAFGKFSEAHRNFEKSGFTLMTTLKPMLNDLNTYLNKAIPDTKMTIRRYADTKFEYLSFCLKVKEMDDEEYSYAALQEPLYRVETGNYEYRLVLRCRQDARERFAKLRKDVMEKLELLDNKHVQDIVHQLQRFVAAISKYHDDCQASMKQADVFPVEVDLSSATFEYDKKDRFHDPEYEETLE; encoded by the coding sequence ATGTCTCACGCCATGGAAGAATGGGGAATAGAAGAGGATAAGATGGGAATGACCACTGTTTCTGGTACAGTCAAGCTCATGAAAGATAAGCAAAATTTGATTGGAATAAGCATTGGCGGAGGTGCACCCTTATGTCCATGTCTTTATATTGTACAAGTATTCGATAATACACCAGCTGCAAAGGATGGATCTTTGGCTGCAGGTGATGAAATTGTTGCTGTAAATAGCAAATCAGTCAAAGGGCTATCAAAGGTTCAGTTGGCTAAAACAATACAAAGCATAAAGGGTGAAGTCCGAATCAACTTTAATAAACTACATGCAGATCCTAAACAAGGCAAAACATTGGATATTGTTCTGAAAAAGATAAAGCACCGAATTGTTGAACAAATGGATTCAAGTACAGCAGATGCACTTGGATTAAGTCGTGCAATTTTATGCAATGATGTTTTGATTAAGAGACTTCAGGAAATGGAACAGATTGGTGGAGTATATCTTGGGCTCATTGTTCACATAAAGAAACTTCTaaaatcttattttaatttgtgtAAAACTCACCGTGCATTCGGAGATATTTTTGGTGAGATTGGTGTACGTGATCCAAACTTTAACGGAGGTGAGGCTTTCGGGAAGTTTAGCGAAGCTCATCGTAATTTTGAAAAGTCTGGCTTCACTTTGATGACAACTTTAAAACCAATGTTGAATGATTTGAATACATATCTCAACAAAGCTATTCCGGATACGAAAATGACAATCAGGCGCTATGCAGACACAAAATTTGAGTACTTGTCGTTTTGTCTCAAGGTGAAGGAAATGGATGACGAGGAATATAGTTATGCTGCATTACAGGAACCACTTTATCGCGTTGAAACAGGAAATTATGAATATCGCTTAGTTTTGCGATGTCGCCAAGATGCTCGAGAGCGGTTTGCCAAACTTCGAAAAGATGTTATGGAAAAGCTAGAATTACTGGACAACAAACATGTACAAGATATCGTCCATCAGCTGCAAAGATTTGTTGCTGCTATTTCAAAGTATCATGATGACTGTCAAGCAAGTATGAAACAAGCTGATGTATTTCCAGTAGAAGTTGACTTGTCGAGTGCAACGTTCGAATATGATAAAAAAGACCGATTCCACGATCCGGAATATGAAGAGACTTTAGAATGA